A single region of the Acinetobacter sp. WCHA45 genome encodes:
- the nuoH gene encoding NADH-quinone oxidoreductase subunit NuoH, which translates to MNQEIIRQTPLWAENWPIAYSVIQAVVILLVVVLVAALMSFIERRLLALWQDRYGPNRVGPGGMFQIVADMLKIMFKEDWTPKFADKLTFRLAPAVAMATAVLSFMVIPVSPTLGVADMSIGLLFFMAMAGIAVYAVLFGGWASNNKYSLLGGLRSAAQTISYEVFLGISLMGVVAIAGSFNLREIVEAQRDVWFVIPQFIGFIIFVIAGVAVTHRHPFDQPEAEQELAEGYHVEYGGMKWGMFFVAEYVNVVLISALIVTLFFGGWLAPFNLEIPFVPPVFWFIIKTAFFVMMFVLARGSLMRPRYDQVMNFGWKVCLPLALVNLLVTGAVILMNQA; encoded by the coding sequence ATGAATCAAGAAATTATACGTCAAACGCCACTTTGGGCTGAGAACTGGCCAATCGCTTATTCAGTGATTCAAGCAGTTGTGATCCTGTTGGTGGTGGTTTTGGTTGCTGCGTTAATGTCATTTATTGAGCGTCGTCTCTTGGCGTTATGGCAAGACCGTTATGGTCCAAACCGTGTTGGTCCGGGTGGTATGTTCCAGATCGTTGCCGACATGCTCAAGATCATGTTCAAAGAAGACTGGACACCAAAGTTTGCCGACAAGCTGACTTTTCGTTTAGCACCAGCAGTTGCGATGGCAACTGCGGTACTTTCGTTTATGGTCATCCCAGTAAGTCCTACACTGGGCGTTGCGGATATGAGTATCGGTCTATTGTTCTTTATGGCAATGGCGGGTATTGCAGTTTATGCAGTGCTATTTGGTGGTTGGGCGTCTAACAACAAATACTCGTTACTCGGTGGTCTTCGTTCTGCTGCTCAAACTATTTCTTATGAAGTGTTCTTGGGTATTTCATTGATGGGTGTGGTTGCCATTGCAGGCTCATTCAACCTACGTGAAATCGTTGAAGCTCAACGTGATGTTTGGTTTGTTATTCCACAATTCATTGGTTTCATTATCTTTGTTATTGCTGGTGTTGCAGTGACGCATCGTCATCCATTTGACCAACCAGAAGCTGAGCAAGAATTGGCGGAAGGTTATCACGTTGAATATGGTGGGATGAAGTGGGGGATGTTCTTCGTTGCGGAATACGTCAACGTTGTTTTAATCTCTGCACTGATCGTAACGTTATTCTTCGGCGGATGGCTTGCACCATTTAACTTAGAAATTCCATTTGTTCCACCAGTTTTTTGGTTCATCATCAAAACAGCATTCTTTGTAATGATGTTTGTATTGGCGCGTGGTTCTTTAATGCGTCCACGTTATGACCAAGTGATGAATTTTGGTTGGAAAGTTTGTTTGCCATTGGCGTTGGTCAACTTGTTAGTGACTGGTGCTGTGATTCTGATGAATCAGGCCTAG
- the nuoI gene encoding NADH-quinone oxidoreductase subunit NuoI, whose translation MYKILAGFGSIVRSLWMVFSHVTRKRDTILYPEVPAEQIVPPRFRGRIILTRDPDGEERCVACNLCAVACPVGCISLQKAEKEDGRWYPEFFRINFSRCIFCGMCEEACPTTAIQMTPDFELAEYVRQDLVYEKENLLISGPGKYPDYNFYRVTGMAVNGKEKGQAQKESAPVDVRSLLP comes from the coding sequence ATGTATAAAATTCTAGCTGGATTTGGATCGATTGTCCGTTCGTTGTGGATGGTGTTTAGCCATGTAACACGTAAACGTGACACGATTTTATATCCAGAAGTACCAGCTGAACAAATTGTGCCTCCACGCTTTCGTGGTCGTATCATCTTGACGCGTGATCCAGATGGTGAAGAGCGTTGTGTGGCATGTAACCTTTGTGCGGTTGCATGTCCTGTTGGCTGTATTTCATTACAAAAAGCGGAAAAAGAAGATGGACGTTGGTATCCAGAATTTTTCCGTATTAACTTTTCACGCTGCATTTTCTGCGGTATGTGTGAAGAAGCTTGTCCTACAACTGCAATTCAAATGACTCCAGATTTTGAACTTGCTGAATATGTACGCCAAGACTTGGTTTATGAAAAAGAAAACTTATTGATTTCTGGCCCAGGCAAATATCCTGACTATAACTTCTACCGTGTCACTGGTATGGCAGTAAATGGTAAGGAAAAAGGTCAAGCACAAAAAGAAAGTGCACCAGTTGATGTACGGAGCTTATTACCATGA
- the nuoJ gene encoding NADH-quinone oxidoreductase subunit J: MWPFYLMALVAIVSTIRVVTNANPVHALLSLIVSLLAVAGIFMIVGAPFAGALEIIVYAGAIMVLFVFVVMMLNLGQDTVEQERKWLTSDAWAYPALMSFLLGLVLVWMLGGEYTTISAPMGTEIVGPKAVGQALFTHYLLLVEVAAMLLLAALVAAYHLGKREPSAEEDKE, encoded by the coding sequence ATGTGGCCATTTTATTTGATGGCACTTGTGGCCATCGTATCGACAATTCGTGTTGTGACAAATGCGAATCCCGTACATGCTCTTTTAAGTTTAATCGTTTCTTTACTTGCTGTTGCTGGTATTTTCATGATCGTAGGTGCGCCTTTTGCTGGTGCGCTTGAGATTATTGTTTATGCTGGTGCAATCATGGTCTTGTTCGTCTTCGTGGTCATGATGTTGAACCTTGGACAAGATACGGTTGAACAAGAACGTAAATGGTTAACTTCTGATGCATGGGCATATCCTGCATTAATGAGTTTCTTATTGGGCTTGGTTTTGGTTTGGATGTTGGGTGGAGAATACACCACGATTTCTGCACCAATGGGGACAGAAATTGTAGGTCCTAAAGCAGTCGGTCAAGCATTATTTACTCACTATCTATTATTGGTAGAAGTTGCCGCGATGTTATTGCTTGCAGCCTTAGTTGCTGCATATCACCTTGGCAAACGTGAACCAAGTGCAGAAGAGGATAAAGAATAA
- the nuoK gene encoding NADH-quinone oxidoreductase subunit NuoK, with product MGHIPLEHGLIVATILFALGFYGVMVRRNLLFMLMSLEVMMNAAALAFVLAGSVWAQPDGQVMFILILTLAAAEACIGLAIVLQFYHRFHHLDVDAASEMRG from the coding sequence ATGGGACACATCCCTTTAGAACATGGTTTGATTGTTGCAACCATCCTTTTTGCACTCGGTTTTTACGGTGTAATGGTGCGACGCAACCTATTATTTATGCTAATGAGCCTTGAAGTGATGATGAATGCTGCTGCATTGGCATTTGTTTTGGCAGGTAGTGTTTGGGCTCAACCAGATGGACAAGTGATGTTCATTTTGATCCTAACGCTTGCTGCGGCAGAGGCGTGTATTGGTCTTGCGATCGTCCTTCAGTTTTATCATCGCTTCCATCACTTGGATGTGGATGCTGCTAGTGAGATGCGCGGATGA
- the nuoL gene encoding NADH-quinone oxidoreductase subunit L translates to MSTLYLTVLFPLIGFILLAAGRNKLSENVAAIIGVGSVGLSALFALIAGLAFTSSGQTVFVQHLWTWFSVGGFEPGISLHLDGLSLLMTGMITGVGFLIHIFASWYMRGEEDYARFFSYFNLFVASMLLLVLGDNLALLFLGWEGVGLCSYLLIGFYYSNPANGWAAIKAFTVTRVGDVFLLIALFLLYQQFGTLNTQYIVEHAATVMTQSSSLSIWTALMLFLGAAGKSAQIPLQTWLADAMAGPTPVSALIHAATMVTAGVYLCCRMFSVMEMAPEVMQFISITGAVTLLVAGFAALVQTDIKRILAYSTMSQLGYMFMAVGAEAYQAGLFHMLAHAFFKALLFLSSGAVILACHHEQNIFKMGGLRKKIPFVFWCFIIGGGALAALPIVTVGFFSKDAILGAVYAQSTIANLPLYNTLYWVGVAGAFLTSIYTFRLIWVVFFGEEKTHAHAIHGVTYWAPLAILATLSTGIGYFLQAPVAKLLTAASIPSFVVPEALEEAVAHAEHLASGVALVGLVVGIFLFAFAYGAVKSFAQTSLGSGLAHICRTAFGFDALYDIVFVKPYLLIAKILGRDPIDGLWLVLPALVKGGNSFTSSRQTGSLREYASSMSLGVVVLLMILIVIQVVGK, encoded by the coding sequence ATGAGTACATTATATTTAACCGTTTTATTCCCGCTCATTGGTTTTATCCTGTTAGCGGCAGGGCGTAACAAACTGTCTGAAAATGTCGCTGCCATTATTGGTGTCGGTTCAGTTGGTTTATCTGCCTTATTTGCTTTAATCGCTGGCCTTGCATTTACCAGCAGTGGCCAAACTGTTTTTGTTCAACACTTATGGACGTGGTTCAGTGTTGGCGGTTTTGAGCCAGGCATCAGCTTGCACCTCGATGGTTTGTCATTATTAATGACGGGCATGATCACAGGTGTTGGTTTCCTGATTCACATCTTTGCATCATGGTATATGCGTGGTGAAGAAGATTACGCACGTTTCTTCTCTTATTTCAACCTGTTCGTTGCCAGCATGTTGTTGTTGGTACTCGGCGATAACTTGGCGTTATTGTTCTTAGGTTGGGAAGGCGTAGGTCTGTGTTCATACCTCTTGATTGGTTTCTACTACTCAAACCCTGCAAATGGTTGGGCAGCAATCAAGGCATTCACCGTAACACGTGTGGGTGATGTTTTCTTACTCATCGCATTGTTCTTGCTCTATCAACAGTTTGGTACGTTGAATACACAGTACATTGTTGAACATGCAGCGACTGTGATGACGCAAAGCTCATCATTGTCGATTTGGACAGCATTGATGTTGTTCTTAGGTGCGGCAGGTAAATCAGCGCAAATTCCATTACAAACTTGGTTAGCTGATGCGATGGCTGGTCCTACACCAGTATCTGCATTGATCCATGCTGCAACAATGGTGACAGCGGGTGTGTACTTATGCTGCCGTATGTTCTCTGTGATGGAAATGGCACCAGAAGTGATGCAGTTCATCTCGATTACAGGTGCAGTAACCTTACTTGTAGCTGGTTTTGCTGCATTGGTTCAAACCGATATCAAACGTATCTTGGCTTACTCAACTATGAGTCAGCTCGGTTATATGTTTATGGCGGTGGGTGCTGAGGCGTATCAAGCTGGTTTATTCCATATGCTTGCTCACGCATTCTTCAAAGCGTTATTGTTCCTTTCTTCGGGTGCCGTAATTCTTGCATGTCATCACGAACAAAACATTTTCAAAATGGGTGGATTACGTAAAAAGATTCCATTCGTATTCTGGTGTTTTATCATCGGTGGTGGCGCATTAGCTGCACTTCCAATCGTAACAGTTGGCTTCTTCTCTAAAGATGCGATTTTAGGTGCAGTATATGCACAGTCTACGATTGCAAACCTTCCACTTTATAACACGTTGTATTGGGTCGGTGTTGCTGGCGCATTCTTAACGTCTATCTATACCTTCCGTTTAATCTGGGTGGTATTCTTTGGCGAAGAAAAAACCCATGCACATGCCATTCATGGCGTGACTTACTGGGCACCGCTTGCAATTCTTGCGACCTTATCAACAGGTATTGGTTATTTCTTACAAGCACCTGTTGCAAAATTATTGACTGCTGCAAGTATTCCAAGCTTTGTTGTTCCTGAAGCTTTAGAAGAAGCCGTTGCACATGCAGAACATTTAGCAAGTGGTGTTGCCCTTGTTGGTTTGGTTGTTGGTATTTTCTTATTTGCCTTTGCGTATGGTGCGGTTAAATCATTTGCTCAAACGTCTTTGGGTTCTGGTTTAGCGCACATTTGCCGTACCGCATTTGGTTTTGATGCTTTGTATGACATCGTTTTTGTAAAACCATATTTATTGATTGCGAAAATCTTAGGTCGTGATCCAATTGATGGTTTATGGTTAGTGCTACCTGCACTTGTGAAAGGTGGTAATAGCTTTACAAGTTCGCGTCAAACAGGTTCATTGCGTGAATACGCATCAAGCATGTCACTCGGTGTAGTGGTGTTATTGATGATCTTGATCGTGATTCAGGTTGTGGGGAAATAA
- the nuoM gene encoding NADH-quinone oxidoreductase subunit M: MENNLILPALILVPFIAGFICWLVDKFDQHLPRWIALIGMLITFGLGIALWQTGTYSYELGGKVPTWAAEFHLPWIQSLGISIHLAVDGLSLLMVLLTALLGVLAVGCSWGEIQKNVGFFHLNLLWSLGGVIGVFLAIDLFLFFFFWEMMLVPIYFLIALWGHKGSNGRSRVYAATKFFLYTQIAGLIMLIGILGLVVYGYMMTGMIGFDYSYLLAVANHLPPEVAYAFMLCFFVGFAVKLPVFPLHGWLPDAHAQAPTAGSVDLAGILIKTAAYGLLRFVIPFFPAASAQFADIAIILGLIGIFYGAFLAYQQTDMKRLLAYTSISHMGFILLAIYAGNILTFQGLMIMMLAHGLSSAALFIMSGQVYERLHTRDLRLMGGLRGQLQYLPFFLMFFVAALVGVPGLGNFIGEFLILMGSFKAYPAFTIIAAVSLVFAGLYGLILIHKALFGEPNAEQKQHYPSPLKDLSVREVSILMICVIGLLWLGLYPQTFLDMSHSSMQWLVNSYMPVQEVVETVQQTATQLEQVEMR; this comes from the coding sequence ATGGAAAACAATTTAATTTTACCCGCACTGATTTTAGTTCCTTTCATTGCTGGTTTTATTTGTTGGTTGGTTGATAAATTTGACCAACATTTGCCACGCTGGATTGCCTTGATTGGTATGCTCATTACCTTTGGTTTGGGTATTGCACTATGGCAAACTGGTACATATAGCTACGAGTTGGGCGGTAAAGTCCCAACTTGGGCTGCTGAATTCCATCTCCCGTGGATTCAGTCTTTGGGTATTAGCATTCACTTGGCTGTGGATGGTTTATCTCTACTCATGGTTTTACTTACAGCATTACTTGGTGTACTTGCTGTTGGTTGTTCATGGGGTGAAATTCAAAAGAATGTTGGTTTCTTCCACTTAAACCTCCTTTGGAGTTTAGGTGGGGTTATCGGTGTATTCCTTGCAATTGACTTATTCTTGTTCTTCTTCTTCTGGGAGATGATGCTTGTACCAATCTATTTCTTGATTGCGTTATGGGGTCATAAAGGCTCGAATGGTCGTTCACGTGTTTATGCTGCAACTAAATTCTTCTTATATACACAAATTGCTGGTTTGATCATGTTAATCGGTATCTTAGGCTTAGTGGTCTATGGATATATGATGACAGGTATGATTGGTTTTGATTACAGCTACTTATTGGCTGTTGCAAACCACTTACCACCAGAAGTTGCATATGCATTTATGTTGTGTTTCTTTGTTGGTTTTGCAGTTAAATTACCTGTATTCCCATTACACGGTTGGTTACCTGATGCGCATGCACAAGCACCAACAGCGGGTTCTGTGGACTTGGCTGGTATTTTGATTAAGACAGCAGCGTACGGTCTACTTCGTTTCGTAATTCCATTCTTCCCAGCAGCGTCAGCTCAGTTTGCTGATATTGCAATCATTTTGGGTTTAATTGGTATTTTCTACGGTGCATTCTTGGCCTACCAACAAACAGACATGAAACGTCTGCTTGCGTATACGTCTATTTCACACATGGGTTTCATTTTACTTGCGATTTATGCAGGTAATATTCTGACTTTCCAAGGTCTGATGATCATGATGTTGGCACATGGTTTGTCATCTGCTGCATTGTTCATTATGTCGGGTCAAGTGTATGAGCGTTTACACACACGTGATCTACGCTTAATGGGTGGTCTTCGTGGTCAACTGCAATATTTACCATTCTTCTTGATGTTCTTTGTTGCAGCACTTGTCGGTGTACCTGGTCTAGGTAACTTTATTGGTGAATTCTTAATTCTTATGGGTTCATTCAAAGCTTATCCTGCATTCACAATCATTGCTGCAGTAAGTTTAGTATTTGCAGGTCTTTACGGTCTGATTCTGATTCACAAAGCACTTTTTGGCGAACCAAATGCTGAACAAAAGCAACACTATCCGAGTCCACTGAAAGATTTATCAGTACGTGAAGTGAGCATTTTGATGATCTGTGTGATTGGTTTACTTTGGTTAGGACTTTACCCACAGACATTCTTGGATATGTCACATTCAAGCATGCAGTGGTTAGTCAATAGTTATATGCCAGTACAAGAAGTTGTTGAAACTGTTCAACAGACTGCAACTCAACTTGAACAAGTGGAGATGCGATAA
- the nuoN gene encoding NADH-quinone oxidoreductase subunit NuoN has product MNFTLSFSELMPLVPVMIVALTSVVVMLLIAIKRNHNLIATTTVVGLNLSAIFIAYTMFSGHFVPANVMGMFMVDPFTMLYQFLILIAALACSTLSHAYIETYKDNREELYILLLCSVAGAMLMVASSHYASFFISLELMSIPVYGMLAYTHQRSQSLEAGIKYLVLSATASAMLLMGMAYIYAYTGSLSFYDSVQALMTAIKQPMVLLGLGLIIFAVAFKLSLAPFHKWTPDVYAGAPAPMATFLATAAKVATIGLFVRYLLSSGAILVESIVTVLTVIAVLSILVGNLLAVRQVNLKRILGYSSIAHFGYLLIALISMTYASLGSVTVYVITYVLTTIGAFGAVALMSSPYNNVDEAQSLADYRGLFWRRPILTATLTVMMLSLAGIPLTAGFIGKFLVIMAAVTTQHWFLAAMVVVGSGIGLYYYLRVMVVMYMTPPETPRIDADAHWGTKVGGIMVLGAALLVLLLGIYPDPMINLALKSEILSPLHFMLSQQQ; this is encoded by the coding sequence ATGAACTTCACTCTTTCTTTTTCTGAGCTTATGCCGCTTGTCCCAGTGATGATTGTGGCATTGACCTCTGTTGTTGTGATGTTATTGATTGCGATTAAACGTAATCATAATCTGATTGCAACAACGACGGTGGTCGGTTTAAACCTTTCTGCAATTTTTATTGCATACACCATGTTTAGTGGACACTTTGTTCCTGCGAACGTGATGGGCATGTTTATGGTTGATCCATTTACCATGCTCTACCAATTCCTGATTTTGATTGCTGCTTTGGCTTGTAGCACGCTTTCACATGCCTACATTGAAACGTACAAAGATAATCGTGAAGAACTTTATATCTTGTTACTTTGTTCTGTAGCAGGTGCGATGTTGATGGTTGCTAGCTCTCATTATGCTTCGTTCTTTATCAGCTTAGAATTAATGTCAATTCCTGTGTACGGTATGTTGGCTTACACGCATCAACGTAGCCAATCTTTAGAAGCGGGAATTAAGTATCTTGTACTTTCAGCAACTGCATCTGCGATGTTGTTGATGGGTATGGCATATATCTATGCGTATACAGGTTCATTGTCATTCTATGATTCTGTTCAAGCTTTGATGACTGCGATCAAGCAACCAATGGTGCTATTAGGTTTAGGTCTCATTATCTTTGCTGTTGCATTTAAGCTTTCACTTGCACCATTCCATAAATGGACGCCTGATGTGTATGCAGGTGCACCAGCACCTATGGCGACATTCTTAGCTACAGCTGCCAAAGTTGCAACGATTGGTTTATTTGTACGTTACTTATTAAGTTCTGGTGCAATCTTAGTTGAATCAATAGTGACTGTTTTGACAGTCATTGCTGTGTTATCAATTTTGGTCGGTAACTTACTTGCAGTACGTCAAGTTAACTTAAAACGCATCCTTGGTTATTCATCAATTGCACACTTTGGTTACTTGTTGATTGCTTTGATTAGTATGACGTATGCAAGTTTAGGCAGTGTAACGGTTTATGTGATTACTTATGTACTCACCACAATCGGTGCATTTGGTGCAGTTGCGTTAATGTCTAGTCCATATAACAACGTTGATGAAGCACAAAGTCTTGCAGACTACCGTGGTTTGTTCTGGCGTCGTCCGATCTTGACTGCAACATTAACCGTGATGATGTTGTCATTAGCAGGGATTCCATTAACTGCAGGTTTTATTGGTAAATTCCTTGTGATAATGGCGGCTGTAACAACTCAACATTGGTTCTTGGCTGCAATGGTTGTTGTCGGAAGTGGTATAGGCTTATATTACTACTTACGTGTCATGGTGGTGATGTATATGACTCCACCAGAAACACCTCGTATTGATGCTGATGCACATTGGGGAACTAAAGTTGGTGGTATCATGGTACTTGGTGCAGCATTGCTTGTATTATTACTTGGTATCTACCCAGATCCAATGATCAATTTAGCATTGAAATCAGAGATTCTTTCTCCATTACATTTCATGTTATCTCAGCAACAGTAA
- the upp gene encoding uracil phosphoribosyltransferase has protein sequence MSIQEIRHPLIRHKLGLLRRSDISTKNFRELAQEVTMLLTYEATKDLPVVDHEIDGWAGKVSTQRIAGKKITIVPILRAGIGMLEGVLSLIPSAKVSVLGLERDEATLEVRTYYKKLVPDVANRLAMIIDPMLATGNSLIAAIDVLKASGCKDIRVMVLVAAPEGVAKVEAAHPDVRIYTASIDQGLNEDGYIVPGLGDAGDKIFGSVQKD, from the coding sequence GTGTCGATTCAAGAAATTCGCCATCCGCTTATTCGTCATAAACTTGGTTTATTACGCCGTTCAGACATTAGCACAAAGAACTTCCGTGAATTGGCGCAAGAAGTCACGATGCTACTGACTTATGAAGCGACTAAGGATCTACCTGTTGTGGATCATGAAATTGATGGTTGGGCAGGTAAAGTTTCGACTCAACGTATCGCAGGCAAGAAAATTACCATTGTTCCTATCTTGCGTGCTGGAATTGGTATGCTTGAAGGCGTACTGAGCTTGATCCCAAGTGCCAAAGTGAGTGTATTGGGTTTAGAGCGTGATGAGGCGACTTTAGAGGTTCGTACTTACTATAAAAAATTAGTACCTGATGTTGCGAATCGCTTAGCAATGATTATTGATCCAATGCTCGCAACGGGTAATTCACTTATTGCGGCAATTGATGTGCTCAAGGCAAGTGGTTGTAAAGATATTCGTGTTATGGTTTTGGTTGCTGCACCTGAAGGTGTTGCAAAAGTAGAGGCTGCGCACCCTGACGTACGTATCTATACGGCATCAATTGACCAAGGTTTGAATGAGGATGGCTATATCGTTCCAGGTCTTGGTGATGCGGGTGATAAGATTTTTGGTAGTGTTCAAAAAGATTAA
- a CDS encoding cold shock domain-containing protein, producing the protein MKKEFYQGKVKQYNPDKGFGFIATAEGEIFFHISDFPASEGEPKRNEKVKFVALENNGKFKAVQIERVDPNPAKTKKNKILAHNQSITSELLSNFRR; encoded by the coding sequence ATGAAGAAAGAATTTTATCAGGGAAAAGTTAAACAATATAATCCAGACAAAGGGTTTGGTTTTATTGCAACTGCTGAAGGCGAGATCTTTTTTCATATTTCAGATTTTCCTGCATCGGAAGGTGAGCCGAAACGAAATGAAAAAGTAAAATTTGTAGCCCTAGAAAATAATGGAAAATTTAAAGCAGTACAAATTGAACGAGTAGATCCGAATCCTGCAAAAACTAAAAAAAATAAAATATTGGCTCATAATCAATCGATTACATCAGAATTGTTATCAAACTTTCGACGTTAA
- a CDS encoding cold shock domain-containing protein — MFVEGKIKKYNSEKGFGFIALEGQADIFFHITDFPTAGGEPKVGELLKFLIVQDKDKFKAANIVRLDLKSSHPSSHFSSNSEISSNAILPNNPQSRSKKRMIVTVIGLMIIAVLAVLVFKKYQSYQQSQRLKAAQLIEEQKRIVEAQRQALGDLPEVKLSEKTEQALKAIPTPPVHHDQKRLEQQAATAQTQFSCDGRTHCSQMRSYEEAVFFLRNCPNVKMDGNNDGEPCERQFRH; from the coding sequence ATGTTTGTTGAAGGTAAAATTAAAAAATATAATTCAGAAAAAGGGTTTGGCTTTATAGCGCTTGAAGGGCAGGCAGATATCTTCTTTCATATTACAGATTTTCCCACAGCAGGCGGTGAGCCAAAAGTCGGCGAATTACTTAAATTTCTTATTGTGCAAGATAAAGATAAATTTAAAGCAGCAAATATTGTTCGGTTAGATTTAAAGAGCTCTCATCCTTCTAGTCATTTTTCCTCTAATTCTGAGATCTCTTCTAATGCAATTTTACCAAATAATCCTCAATCTCGTTCTAAAAAGAGAATGATCGTTACGGTCATTGGTTTAATGATTATTGCGGTTTTAGCAGTTCTGGTCTTTAAAAAATATCAGTCTTATCAACAGTCACAAAGGTTAAAAGCAGCGCAGTTGATTGAAGAGCAAAAGAGGATTGTGGAGGCTCAGCGTCAGGCTTTGGGTGATTTACCTGAAGTAAAGTTATCTGAAAAAACGGAGCAAGCTTTAAAAGCAATACCAACACCACCGGTACACCATGATCAAAAACGATTAGAACAGCAAGCTGCCACCGCGCAAACCCAATTTAGTTGTGATGGGCGAACTCACTGTTCTCAAATGCGTTCGTATGAAGAGGCCGTCTTCTTTTTAAGGAATTGTCCAAATGTGAAAATGGATGGAAATAATGATGGTGAACCATGTGAGCGCCAATTTAGACATTAA
- the gigC gene encoding LysR family transcriptional regulator GigC, whose translation MRMTLRQLAVFVAVAQEGTVTKASDAVRLTQSAASMALADLEDGLGAPLFDRLGKRLQLNDLGRFLLPQALEILGRCESFEQAAKGELQSIDLRLGATLTISDYLMPDLMAEFLQHHPQAHLQLQVGNTRQMIEAVNQFQLDLALIEGSCHLPQLQCIHWRDDELAVCCAPDHPLAKLDRPITPADFHEVEWILREEGSGTREVFDNAILQDLPDANIRLTLGHNEAILKIVANGLGMTCVSRLAIEPLQEKGQLVILDTPFWELTRPLFMLVHRQKYQGPGLKAFLHFCEDQV comes from the coding sequence ATGCGCATGACCTTACGCCAATTGGCTGTTTTCGTGGCGGTTGCACAAGAAGGAACAGTAACCAAAGCGAGTGATGCTGTCAGACTGACACAAAGTGCAGCAAGTATGGCTTTAGCTGATTTAGAAGATGGCTTAGGTGCGCCTTTATTTGACCGTTTAGGCAAGCGTTTACAACTGAATGATTTGGGGCGTTTTTTATTACCTCAAGCTTTAGAAATTTTGGGTCGCTGCGAATCCTTTGAACAAGCTGCTAAAGGTGAACTGCAAAGCATTGATTTACGTTTAGGCGCAACCTTAACGATCAGTGATTATTTAATGCCTGATCTGATGGCTGAATTTTTACAGCATCATCCTCAAGCCCATCTTCAATTACAAGTCGGCAATACTCGCCAAATGATTGAAGCAGTGAATCAATTTCAGCTTGATTTAGCCTTGATCGAAGGTTCGTGTCATTTGCCTCAATTGCAATGTATCCATTGGCGAGATGATGAGCTTGCAGTTTGCTGTGCGCCTGATCATCCTCTAGCAAAGTTAGATCGCCCAATTACACCAGCAGATTTCCATGAGGTTGAATGGATTTTACGTGAAGAAGGCTCAGGCACACGTGAAGTTTTTGACAATGCGATTTTACAAGATCTACCAGATGCCAATATCCGTTTAACCCTCGGTCACAATGAAGCCATCCTGAAAATTGTTGCCAATGGTCTGGGGATGACTTGTGTATCACGGCTTGCGATTGAACCGCTTCAGGAAAAAGGGCAATTGGTCATTCTGGATACACCTTTCTGGGAACTCACCCGTCCCCTGTTTATGCTGGTACATCGTCAAAAATACCAAGGTCCTGGACTCAAAGCCTTTTTACATTTTTGTGAAGATCAGGTTTAA